The nucleotide sequence CGATCTCGACGCGATGGCCGCGGCGATCGACGATAAGACGCGTCTCGTGTTCCTCGGCAATCCGAACAATCCGACCGGCACCATCTACCGCAAGGCCGAGTGGCGCCGCTTTCTTGGGCGCGTGCCCGAGCGCGTGGTGGTCGTCGCCGACGAGGCCTACTTCGAGTTCGTCCGCGACCCCGACTACCCGGACTCGCTGCAGGATCACGACGGGAACCGGATGCTGGTGACGCTGCGCACCTTTTCCAAGATCTTCGGCCTTGCGGGGCTGCGAGTCGGGTATTCGGTCGCGCGCGAGGACATCACGCGGCTGCTCAACAACGTGCGCCAGCCGTTCAACATCACCTCGCTCGGCCTGGTCGCGGTCGAGGCCGGGATGGACGACCGCGAGCACGTGCGGCGCACGCTCGAGGTCAACGCGAGCGGTATGGCATACCTGGAGCGCGAGTTCCGCCGCCTGGGCCTGCCGTTTTTACCGAGCCAGGCCAACTTCATCCTGGTCGAGGTGGGCGAGGGCCGCGCGGTTTACCAAAAGCTCCTTCAGCAGGGCGTAATCG is from Candidatus Binataceae bacterium and encodes:
- the hisC gene encoding histidinol-phosphate transaminase → MIKADDLVLPAVAALHPYEPGKPIEEVQRELGIGEPAKLASNENPVGPSPMAVAAIKAALADLHRYPDGSSWSLRHKLAARHSVSPDRIFMGSGSCEILNLLVYLFLRPGLNAVIAEHSFVIYQLAIAASGGAAKVVPLREDYVFDLDAMAAAIDDKTRLVFLGNPNNPTGTIYRKAEWRRFLGRVPERVVVVADEAYFEFVRDPDYPDSLQDHDGNRMLVTLRTFSKIFGLAGLRVGYSVAREDITRLLNNVRQPFNITSLGLVAVEAGMDDREHVRRTLEVNASGMAYLEREFRRLGLPFLPSQANFILVEVGEGRAVYQKLLQQGVIVRPMNGYGLPRHVRVSVGLEEENHRMVAALERVIKAEKPR